From the Anas platyrhynchos isolate ZD024472 breed Pekin duck chromosome 27, IASCAAS_PekinDuck_T2T, whole genome shotgun sequence genome, one window contains:
- the RHEX gene encoding regulator of hemoglobinization and erythroid cell expansion protein has product MANCEWWVPAVTSAVALVLYALLLLLLYIMLSRKIDSRSCSKEVSSRPAAQLQQPSTSSAGGEGAQRPAYAGGDVPCSDGSSETSSETSEESESSPSSPQGPRSPENLNYTSLLFPGKGHGPGSTRDYENMKPGADYVNVDPKKKKVDFWACSSPVASKSIEYTEVKL; this is encoded by the exons ATGGCCAATTGTGAGTG GTGGGTGCCTGCTGTCACCTCGGCTGTAGCCCTGGTCCTATACGCTCTGCTCTTACTGCTCCTTTACATCATGCTCAGCAGGAAAATAG ACAGCCGCTCCTGCAGCAAGGAGGTGAGCAGCcgtcctgcagcacagctccagcagccgTCGACCTCTTCagctggaggggaaggggcacAACGACCGGCCTACGCAG GTGGTGACGTGCCCTGTTCGGATGGGAGCAGCGAGACGTCCTCGGAGACCTCGGAGGAGTCGGAgagcagcccctccagcccgcAG GGCCCTCGGTCACCAGAAAACCTCAATTACACATCCCTGCTCTTCCCGGGGAAGGGCCACGGGCCGGGCTCCACCAGGGACTACGAGAACATGAAGCCGGGCGCAGACTACGTCAACGTGGAcccaaagaagaagaaagtggATTTCTGGGCCTGCTCCAGCCCTGTTGCCTCCAAATCCATCGAGTACACGGAGGTGAAGCTGTGA
- the AVPR1B gene encoding vasopressin V1b receptor, producing the protein MELGWGWNSSHRGQAGHSKGVQSPQTLVGDTNVTLLHSRDEELAKAEVGVLATILVVATMGNTGVLLALYRLRRKMSRMHLFVLHLGLSDLGVALFQVLPQMIWEVTYRFLGPDPLCRAVKYLQVLSMFASTYMLLAMTLDRYVAVCHPLRTLQQPSRRAYAMIGATWLLSSLLSLPQVFIFSLREVRQGSGVLDCWADFRYPWGARAYITWTTLCIFILPVGILTVCYSLICYEICKNLKGKTQSCVPSMGGPTAAPPAPCSSEKGGQCPGGQPSRVSSVRTISRAKIRTVKMTFVIVVAYVACWAPFFSMQMWSVWDEDAPDDESTNVPFTITMLLASLSSCCNPWIYMFFSGHLLRDVGRCLSCWCSPQPRRQVSNGSLCSRKTTVLSPSQHGSLPLRGGSSRDLDLPEEEAVTESGTL; encoded by the exons atggagctgggctggggctggaacAGCTCCCATCGTGGCCAGGCTGGGCACAGCAAGGGGGTGCAGAGCCCCCAGACCCTGGTGGGGGACACCAACGTGACCCTGCTGCACAGCCGGGACGAGGAGCTGGCCAAGGCAGAGGTCGGGGTGCTGGCCACCATCCTGGTGGTGGCAACCATGGGCAACacgggggtgctgctggccctgtACCGcctgaggaggaagatgagcCGCATGCACCTCTtcgtcctgcacctggggctgaGCGACCTGGGCGTCGCGCTCTTCCAGGTGCTGCCACAGATGATCTGGGAGGTGACGTACCGCTTCCTGGGGCCAGACCCTCTCTGCAGGGCCGTCAAGTACCTGCAGGTGCTGAGCATGTTCGCCTCCACCTACATGCTCCTCGCCATGACCCTGGACCGCTACGTGGCCGTGTGCCACCCGCTGCgcaccctgcagcagcccagccgcCGGGCTTATGCCATGATCGGGGCCACGTggctgctcagctccctgctcagcCTGCCCCAGGTCTTCATCTTCTCCCTGCGCGAGGTCCGGCAGGGCTCGGGGGTGCTGGACTGCTGGGCGGACTTCAGGTACCCATGGGGCGCCCGAGCCTACATCACCTGGACCACGCTGTGCATCTTCATCCTGCCCGTCGGCATCCTCACCGTCTGCTACAGCCTCATCTGCTACGAGATCTGCAAGAACCTCAAGGGCAAGACCCAGAGCTGTGTCCCCAGCATGGGGGGAcccacagcagcccccccagctccctgctcctccgAGAAGGGCGGGCAGTGCCCTGGTGGGCAGCCCTCGCGCGTCAGCAGCGTGCGCACCATCTCACGGGCCAAGATCCGCACGGTGAAGATGACTTTTGTCATCGTGGTGGCCTACGTCGCCTGCTGGGCGCCCTTCTTCAGCATGCAGATGTGGTCGGTGTGGGACGAGGATGCTCCCGATGATG AGTCCACCAACGTGCCCTTCACCATCACCATGCTGCTGGCCagcctcagcagctgctgcaaccCCTGGATTTACATGTTCTTCAGCGGGCACCTGCTGCGGGACGTGGGGCGCTGcctctcctgctggtgcagcccccagccacGCAGGCAGGTCTCCAACGGGAGCCTCTGCAGCAGGAAAACCACCGTCCTGAGCCCCAGCCAGCACGGCAGCCTCCCCCTGCGTGGGGGCAGCTCCAGGGACCTCGACCTGCCCGAGGAGGAGGCGGTGACCGAGTCGGGCACGCTCTAG